A genome region from Halorussus pelagicus includes the following:
- the trpB gene encoding tryptophan synthase subunit beta — translation MTTENTNNGDFEGFGGRHVPESMAEPLAHLADAFDEIHDTERFRERFRGYLEEFAGRPTSVFHAERLSEAFGAQIYLKREDLLHGGAHKINNCLGQGILAEEAGKTRLIAETGAGQHGVATAMVGALLGIDTEIYMGKKDAERQKMNVFRMRLLGAEVTEVTRGGAGLADAVDVALEDFAENMEDTHYLVGSVVGPDPFPRMVREFQSVIGREAREQIREETGRLPDAAVACVGGGSNAIGLFHAFRDDDVAFYGAEGGGKGEGSGQHAAPLAEGEEGVMHGMKTRTLDDDTEVHSVSAGLDYPAAGPEHAMFEAVGRCDYRAVEDDDALDAFRNLAELEGIIPALESSHAVALAEKLAADMDEDDVILVNLSGRGDKDMTQAAELFDLG, via the coding sequence ATGACAACAGAAAACACGAACAATGGCGACTTCGAGGGATTCGGCGGCCGTCACGTCCCGGAATCGATGGCGGAACCGCTCGCGCACCTCGCGGACGCCTTCGACGAGATTCACGACACCGAGCGATTCCGCGAGCGGTTTCGCGGCTACCTCGAAGAGTTCGCCGGGCGACCGACGTCCGTCTTCCACGCCGAACGGCTCTCCGAGGCGTTCGGCGCGCAAATCTATCTCAAGCGCGAGGACCTGCTCCACGGCGGCGCGCACAAAATAAACAACTGCCTCGGACAGGGCATCCTCGCCGAGGAGGCGGGCAAGACGCGACTCATCGCCGAGACCGGGGCGGGCCAGCACGGCGTCGCCACCGCGATGGTCGGCGCGCTGTTGGGCATCGACACCGAGATTTACATGGGGAAAAAGGACGCCGAGCGCCAGAAAATGAACGTCTTCCGGATGCGTCTGCTGGGCGCAGAAGTCACGGAAGTCACTCGCGGCGGGGCCGGACTCGCCGACGCGGTGGACGTGGCGCTCGAAGACTTCGCGGAGAACATGGAGGACACGCATTATCTCGTCGGTTCGGTGGTCGGTCCCGACCCCTTCCCGCGGATGGTCCGGGAGTTCCAGTCGGTCATCGGCCGCGAGGCCCGCGAGCAGATTCGGGAGGAGACCGGGCGACTCCCCGACGCCGCGGTCGCCTGCGTCGGCGGCGGATCAAACGCCATTGGTCTCTTTCACGCGTTCCGCGACGACGACGTGGCGTTCTACGGCGCGGAGGGCGGCGGCAAGGGCGAGGGGTCGGGCCAGCACGCCGCGCCGCTCGCGGAGGGCGAGGAAGGCGTGATGCACGGCATGAAGACCCGCACGCTGGACGACGACACCGAAGTCCACTCGGTGTCGGCGGGACTCGACTACCCCGCGGCCGGTCCCGAACACGCGATGTTCGAGGCGGTCGGCCGGTGTGACTACCGGGCGGTCGAGGACGACGACGCGCTCGACGCCTTCCGGAATCTCGCGGAACTAGAGGGCATCATCCCCGCGCTCGAATCCAGCCACGCCGTCGCGCTCGCCGAGAAGTTGGCCGCCGACATGGACGAGGACGACGTAATCTTGGTGAACCTCTCGGGCCGGGGAGACAAGGACATGACGCAGGCCGCCGAGCTGTTCGACCTCGGGTGA
- a CDS encoding CapA family protein, with product MTTDSFTFAATGDAIIAHSALRFEDESERFDALLDVFRGADAAVTQVEPVLVDEGCRHASIRQVTDQYQYLAPFPGAIMGTEPSVLDELTEMGLNLFTAASNHALDFGRDGLETTLSAMRERELTFAGIGRDLADAREPAYLETEAGRVGLIDASTSVPPGGEAGVSTAEFDGECGINPLHVEWTYRVTPEQLDRLRAIAEETGIERVKCEWLRRENSDWASDDAFYFMQMRFAPATEQRPPGIYQSVHRRDREALLDQVGNADASADWVVMALHSHQAESGNRNTSETPTFLQRFARECVDAGADAVVVTGPHTLRGIELYGGRPICYSLGNLFFQEETIYRIPDIVGENAASTVPDVRGDDASEEADTDVDHDADNWMSVVPACEFDKDGALDRVTLYPCTLQPGAEPPRRGTPVLATGERANSILRTVARRSEPFGTSVRIDGDVGVIEPS from the coding sequence GTGACGACAGATTCGTTTACCTTCGCCGCCACCGGCGATGCGATTATCGCTCACTCGGCGCTCCGGTTTGAGGACGAGAGCGAACGGTTCGACGCGCTGCTCGACGTGTTCCGCGGTGCGGACGCGGCGGTGACACAGGTCGAACCGGTGTTAGTTGACGAGGGCTGCCGACACGCATCGATTCGGCAGGTAACCGACCAGTACCAATACCTCGCTCCCTTCCCAGGCGCCATCATGGGAACCGAGCCGTCCGTCCTGGACGAACTGACGGAGATGGGGCTGAATCTGTTCACCGCCGCCTCGAATCACGCGCTGGACTTCGGACGGGACGGACTCGAGACCACGCTCTCGGCCATGCGCGAGCGGGAACTGACGTTCGCCGGTATCGGACGGGACCTGGCCGACGCCCGAGAGCCAGCGTATCTCGAAACTGAAGCTGGCCGCGTCGGGCTGATAGACGCGTCGACGAGCGTCCCGCCAGGCGGCGAGGCCGGCGTTTCGACGGCCGAATTCGACGGCGAGTGCGGCATCAACCCGCTCCACGTCGAGTGGACGTACAGAGTCACGCCCGAGCAACTCGACCGGCTTCGCGCAATCGCCGAAGAGACCGGTATCGAACGGGTCAAGTGCGAGTGGCTCCGGCGGGAGAACTCCGACTGGGCGAGCGACGACGCGTTCTACTTTATGCAGATGCGGTTCGCTCCCGCGACCGAGCAGCGGCCGCCGGGAATCTATCAGTCCGTCCATCGACGCGACCGCGAGGCGCTTCTCGACCAGGTCGGGAACGCCGACGCGAGCGCCGACTGGGTGGTGATGGCTCTGCACTCTCACCAAGCCGAAAGCGGCAACCGGAACACGAGCGAGACGCCGACGTTCCTCCAGCGGTTCGCCCGCGAGTGCGTCGACGCCGGTGCCGACGCGGTCGTCGTGACCGGTCCGCACACCCTTCGGGGCATTGAACTGTACGGAGGGAGGCCGATCTGCTACTCGCTCGGGAACCTCTTCTTCCAGGAGGAGACTATCTATCGAATTCCGGACATCGTCGGTGAGAACGCCGCTTCGACCGTTCCGGACGTGCGCGGAGACGACGCGTCGGAGGAGGCGGACACGGACGTCGACCACGACGCGGACAACTGGATGTCCGTCGTCCCGGCGTGCGAGTTTGACAAAGACGGAGCGCTCGACCGCGTGACCCTCTATCCGTGTACCCTTCAGCCAGGGGCTGAACCGCCCCGCCGCGGAACGCCGGTCCTCGCCACTGGCGAGCGGGCGAATTCAATTCTCCGGACGGTCGCCCGCCGCTCGGAACCGTTCGGAACGAGCGTCCGTATCGACGGTGACGTCGGGGTTATCGAGCCCTCGTGA
- a CDS encoding aconitate hydratase: MGQTLTEKILEDHLVEGDLETGEEIGIEIDQVLTQDTTGTLVWLQFEALGLDEVQTELAAQYCDHQTYQFDFKNTDDHRFLRSAAGTYGAHFSRPGNGICHNVHKENFAAPGKTMLGSDSHTPTPGGLGELAIGSGGLDVTVAMGGGAYYIEMPEVVEVRLEGELPEWGTAKDVILEMLRRLSVKGGVGKIFEYTGPGVESLSVPERTTITNMGTELGATSSIFPTDDNTKDYLERLGRGDEHVEIGPDEDAEYADQITIDLSDLEPLIAKPSMPDNVVPVSEVEGTEVDQVMIGSCTNGAYEDILPAAKMLEGRETNKTTEMIVAPGSKQASEMLAKEGWVSEMMAAGVNFSEATCGACIGIGHVPASDSVSLRTFNRNFEGRSGIEDDNVYLCSPEVATAAAIKGEIVDPRNLADELGDLEDPGFEMPEKYTGSKADLIAPDEAPDDELIKGPNIGDVPLKDELDAELSGPNLLKMEDNITTDHIIPATSDILKFRSNIPKLSEFTLSRVDDQFADRAKQSDGGFLVAGENYGQGSSREHAALCPMYLGVEGVLAQSFARIHKANLFNFGLIPLTIDEDTYEKIDQGDNIEIVDDVAEAVRSGQEEFTVRVNDEWEATAHLDASQREREILADGGKLSHTKKQAESGGDSPAPADD; the protein is encoded by the coding sequence ATGGGACAGACACTAACGGAAAAAATTCTGGAGGACCACCTCGTCGAGGGAGACCTCGAAACCGGCGAGGAGATCGGTATTGAAATCGATCAGGTTCTTACACAGGACACGACTGGGACGCTCGTCTGGCTACAGTTCGAAGCGCTCGGACTTGACGAAGTACAGACCGAGCTGGCCGCGCAGTACTGCGACCACCAGACCTACCAGTTCGACTTCAAGAACACCGACGACCACCGCTTCCTTCGGTCGGCCGCGGGCACCTACGGTGCGCACTTCTCCCGACCCGGAAACGGTATCTGTCACAACGTTCATAAGGAGAACTTCGCCGCACCCGGCAAGACGATGCTCGGTTCGGACTCCCACACGCCGACCCCCGGCGGACTGGGCGAACTCGCCATCGGTTCCGGCGGTCTCGACGTAACCGTCGCCATGGGCGGCGGCGCGTACTACATCGAGATGCCGGAAGTCGTCGAGGTCCGACTCGAAGGCGAACTCCCCGAGTGGGGAACCGCGAAGGACGTTATCCTCGAGATGCTTCGACGCCTCAGCGTGAAGGGCGGCGTCGGCAAAATCTTCGAGTACACCGGTCCGGGCGTCGAGAGCCTCTCGGTCCCCGAGCGGACGACCATCACCAACATGGGTACCGAACTGGGTGCCACGTCCTCGATCTTCCCGACCGACGACAACACCAAAGACTACCTCGAACGCCTCGGCCGCGGCGACGAGCACGTCGAAATCGGTCCCGACGAGGACGCCGAGTACGCCGACCAGATCACCATCGACCTGAGCGACCTCGAACCGCTCATCGCCAAGCCGTCGATGCCCGACAACGTCGTGCCCGTCAGCGAAGTCGAGGGCACGGAAGTCGATCAGGTCATGATCGGCTCCTGTACCAACGGCGCGTACGAGGACATCCTCCCGGCCGCGAAGATGCTGGAAGGCCGCGAGACGAACAAGACGACCGAGATGATCGTCGCACCCGGTTCCAAGCAGGCCTCCGAGATGCTCGCCAAGGAGGGCTGGGTTTCCGAGATGATGGCCGCAGGGGTCAACTTCTCCGAGGCGACGTGCGGTGCCTGTATCGGCATCGGTCACGTCCCGGCCAGCGACTCCGTCTCGCTGCGTACCTTCAACCGGAACTTCGAGGGCCGTTCGGGCATCGAGGACGACAACGTCTACCTCTGCTCGCCCGAAGTCGCAACCGCGGCCGCCATCAAGGGCGAAATCGTGGACCCGCGCAACCTCGCCGACGAACTCGGCGACCTCGAGGACCCCGGATTCGAGATGCCCGAGAAGTACACGGGCAGCAAGGCCGACCTCATCGCGCCCGACGAGGCTCCCGACGACGAACTCATCAAGGGACCGAACATCGGCGACGTGCCGCTGAAGGACGAACTGGACGCCGAACTCTCCGGTCCGAACCTCCTGAAGATGGAGGACAACATCACGACCGACCACATCATCCCGGCGACCAGCGACATCCTGAAGTTCCGCTCGAACATTCCGAAGCTCTCGGAGTTCACCCTCTCGCGAGTGGACGACCAGTTCGCCGACCGCGCCAAGCAGTCCGACGGCGGCTTCCTCGTGGCTGGCGAGAACTACGGTCAAGGTAGTTCGCGCGAACACGCGGCGCTCTGTCCGATGTACCTCGGCGTCGAGGGCGTCCTCGCCCAGAGCTTCGCCCGCATCCACAAGGCGAACCTCTTCAACTTCGGTCTCATCCCGCTGACCATCGACGAGGACACCTACGAGAAGATCGACCAAGGCGACAACATCGAAATCGTGGACGACGTGGCCGAGGCAGTCCGCTCCGGTCAGGAAGAGTTCACGGTGCGCGTCAACGACGAGTGGGAAGCGACGGCCCACCTCGACGCGTCCCAGCGCGAGCGCGAGATTCTCGCCGACGGTGGCAAGCTCTCGCACACGAAGAAGCAGGCCGAGTCCGGCGGCGACTCGCCCGCGCCCGCAGACGACTAA
- a CDS encoding ribonuclease catalytic domain-containing protein, which translates to MTSDTQAEAGTPEGQGPVEISPELADKLEEKRKDLFEKFEIRDEFPQEVLTEAEKRTEDIQQEIQDEVDEREDLREMTTWTTDPVDAQDFDDALSIEERDDEYVLWVHIADVTHYVNPETNMWEEAVERANTVYLPAYTMHMLPPVLAETVCSLVPNEDRLAHTVEMHLDKENLGYENIEIYKSVINSDERLTYTQAERRIDDEDADLHEENKLAFELADKMHEQRKEEGSLVLNPRRDRAHTIIEECMLKANKAVTHTLMWDRGVEAMYRVHPQPSPDEWGEALQEIQDLNGVSVPGSKWDDPRQAVNATLEESPDRQLDKIQWAVMKVMPRARYMNDPFGGHHALNFEIYGHFTSPIRRLSDLINHWIVYTNDVPEDLVALCDRASDKQADAEACEREYKQFLEEVGLDAAAVNNRGLEVVEE; encoded by the coding sequence ATGACGAGTGACACGCAAGCCGAGGCCGGAACCCCCGAGGGACAAGGCCCGGTCGAGATTTCGCCCGAACTCGCCGACAAACTCGAAGAGAAACGCAAGGACCTCTTCGAGAAGTTCGAGATTCGTGACGAGTTTCCCCAAGAGGTACTGACCGAGGCCGAGAAGCGCACCGAGGATATCCAACAGGAGATTCAGGACGAGGTTGACGAGCGCGAGGACCTCCGGGAGATGACGACGTGGACCACCGACCCGGTGGACGCACAGGACTTCGACGACGCCCTCTCCATCGAGGAGCGCGACGACGAGTACGTCCTCTGGGTCCACATCGCCGACGTGACCCACTACGTCAATCCCGAGACGAACATGTGGGAAGAGGCCGTCGAGCGCGCCAACACGGTCTACCTGCCCGCCTACACGATGCACATGCTTCCGCCGGTGCTTGCGGAGACCGTCTGCTCGCTGGTGCCCAACGAGGACCGACTCGCCCACACCGTCGAGATGCACCTCGACAAGGAGAATCTGGGCTACGAGAACATCGAGATTTACAAGTCGGTCATCAACAGCGACGAGCGACTGACCTACACGCAGGCCGAGCGCCGAATCGACGACGAGGACGCCGACCTCCACGAGGAGAACAAGTTGGCCTTCGAGTTGGCCGACAAGATGCACGAACAGCGCAAGGAAGAGGGGAGCCTCGTTCTCAACCCCCGCCGAGACCGCGCTCACACCATCATCGAGGAGTGCATGCTGAAGGCCAACAAGGCCGTCACGCACACGCTGATGTGGGACCGCGGCGTCGAGGCGATGTACCGAGTCCACCCGCAACCGAGTCCCGACGAGTGGGGCGAGGCCTTGCAGGAGATTCAGGACCTCAACGGCGTCTCGGTTCCGGGGTCGAAGTGGGACGACCCCCGCCAAGCGGTCAACGCCACGCTCGAAGAGTCGCCGGACCGACAGCTCGACAAGATTCAGTGGGCCGTCATGAAGGTGATGCCCCGAGCGCGGTACATGAACGACCCGTTTGGTGGCCACCACGCCCTGAACTTCGAGATCTACGGCCACTTCACGAGTCCCATCCGACGACTCTCGGACCTCATCAACCACTGGATCGTCTACACCAACGACGTGCCCGAAGACCTCGTGGCGCTCTGTGACCGCGCCAGCGACAAGCAGGCCGACGCCGAGGCCTGCGAGCGCGAGTACAAGCAGTTCCTCGAAGAGGTCGGTCTCGACGCCGCGGCGGTCAACAACCGCGGTCTCGAAGTCGTCGAGGAGTAA
- a CDS encoding hybrid sensor histidine kinase/response regulator, with amino-acid sequence MVSASKRVLVVDDEPGLADVAAEYLQRIGDDMSVVTATAASNALARLDEDGDFDCVVSDYNMPEMNGLELLEAVRERYPSLPFILYTGKGSEEIASEAISAGVTDYLQKETGTDHYEVLGKRIENAISQNRAKVELRQTRHKIEALHETAAQAATCTDRDDLCDLAVEAAEEILEFDLCDISLVVDGRLVPQAVSKGVPSDGYYRSTPVDADDNLAARAYRNNESMRLTDLGSHEFAPAESDYRSALTIPIDDHGIFQAVSRDVNGFGDRDLELAELLLAHVSAALDRIGSEEQLRAERDKFAALFHSIPHAIGIGGFEDGDPVISEANPTFEAVFGWDIDDIAGRPVDDLIVPDTEAAAAEAATINRRMQEGDHVTGKEVRRVTADGPRDFLLHTVRAPNENANGFVIYTDITDQKRRERELQRQNERFDEFAGVLGHDLRNPLEVADGNARLLADDCDSEYVEPLRDALGRIDELVEEALELAQQGRTVREPTTVSLPDAVEESWEMVETGEATLVTADPPAEVSGDESRLGRLFENLFRNAVEHGSTNPPSETREDAVEHGHETTTVEVGGLADADGLYVADDGVGVEGDHDRLFERGYTTSEDGTGLGLRIVEDIARAHGWSVRATDAETGGLRVEIRFTGVGT; translated from the coding sequence ATGGTATCTGCTAGCAAGCGAGTTCTCGTCGTGGACGACGAACCAGGTCTCGCGGACGTGGCGGCCGAGTATCTCCAGCGAATCGGCGACGACATGTCCGTCGTCACCGCGACTGCGGCGAGTAACGCGCTCGCCCGACTGGACGAAGACGGCGACTTCGACTGCGTCGTCTCAGACTACAACATGCCCGAGATGAACGGGTTAGAACTGCTGGAGGCGGTACGCGAGCGATACCCCTCGCTCCCGTTCATCCTCTACACCGGGAAGGGGAGCGAGGAGATCGCCTCCGAGGCCATCTCGGCGGGCGTGACCGACTACCTCCAGAAGGAGACTGGCACCGACCACTACGAGGTGCTGGGAAAGCGCATCGAGAACGCCATCTCCCAGAACCGCGCCAAGGTGGAACTCCGCCAGACGCGCCACAAGATAGAGGCCCTCCACGAGACCGCGGCGCAGGCAGCGACCTGCACCGACCGCGACGACCTCTGTGACCTCGCGGTCGAGGCCGCCGAGGAGATTCTGGAGTTCGACCTCTGCGACATCAGCCTCGTGGTGGACGGCCGACTGGTCCCGCAGGCCGTCTCGAAAGGCGTCCCCTCAGACGGGTACTACCGCTCGACGCCGGTCGATGCCGACGACAACCTCGCGGCGCGGGCGTACCGAAACAACGAGTCGATGCGTCTCACGGACCTCGGCAGCCACGAGTTCGCCCCCGCAGAGTCCGACTATCGGTCGGCGCTGACCATCCCCATCGACGACCACGGCATCTTTCAGGCGGTTTCGCGCGACGTGAACGGGTTCGGCGACCGCGACCTCGAACTCGCGGAGTTGCTGTTAGCCCACGTCTCGGCCGCGCTCGACCGAATCGGTTCCGAGGAACAACTCCGGGCCGAGCGCGACAAGTTCGCCGCGCTGTTCCACAGCATTCCCCACGCCATCGGCATCGGCGGGTTCGAGGACGGCGACCCCGTCATCTCGGAAGCGAATCCGACCTTCGAGGCGGTGTTCGGGTGGGACATCGACGACATCGCGGGCCGACCGGTTGACGACCTCATCGTCCCCGACACCGAGGCGGCCGCGGCCGAGGCCGCCACAATAAACCGACGCATGCAGGAGGGCGACCACGTCACCGGCAAGGAGGTCCGTCGCGTCACCGCTGACGGCCCGCGGGACTTCCTCCTTCACACCGTCCGCGCGCCCAACGAGAACGCCAACGGGTTCGTCATCTACACCGACATCACCGACCAGAAGCGCCGCGAGCGCGAACTCCAGCGACAGAACGAGCGCTTCGACGAGTTCGCGGGCGTCCTCGGTCACGACCTGCGCAACCCCCTCGAAGTCGCCGACGGCAACGCCCGACTGCTTGCCGACGACTGCGACAGCGAGTACGTCGAACCGCTTCGGGACGCGCTCGGCCGCATCGACGAACTGGTCGAGGAGGCGCTGGAACTCGCCCAGCAGGGCCGGACCGTCCGGGAACCGACCACGGTCTCGCTCCCCGACGCGGTCGAGGAGTCGTGGGAGATGGTCGAGACCGGCGAGGCGACGCTCGTGACCGCCGACCCGCCCGCGGAGGTGTCGGGCGACGAGTCCCGACTCGGCCGACTGTTCGAGAACCTGTTTCGAAATGCGGTCGAACACGGTTCGACCAACCCTCCCTCGGAGACTCGGGAGGACGCCGTGGAACACGGCCACGAGACCACCACGGTCGAGGTCGGCGGTCTCGCCGACGCCGACGGACTCTACGTCGCCGACGACGGCGTGGGCGTCG
- a CDS encoding DUF5810 domain-containing protein yields MGYACPVCETPQSDAEHLANHLAFTAMLGDDDHEAWLDDHAPGWNEDGEDELAERIEEYAKEVGFPQVFEDTTHDHDHGHDHFEDELERANSQGRGSMASSARAGASGAAALDGDAQSILQEAQEMTEQMLDDESEQKEADAGEESADGDTSADSDGKRDER; encoded by the coding sequence ATGGGATACGCTTGTCCGGTCTGCGAGACGCCCCAGTCCGACGCCGAACACCTCGCTAACCACCTCGCGTTCACGGCGATGCTCGGCGACGACGACCACGAGGCGTGGCTGGACGACCACGCGCCGGGGTGGAACGAGGACGGCGAGGACGAACTGGCCGAGCGAATCGAGGAGTACGCCAAGGAGGTCGGCTTCCCGCAGGTCTTCGAAGATACGACTCACGACCACGACCACGGCCACGACCACTTCGAGGACGAGTTAGAGCGCGCCAACTCGCAGGGTCGCGGGTCGATGGCCAGCAGTGCCCGAGCGGGTGCCAGCGGTGCCGCCGCGCTCGACGGCGACGCCCAGTCCATCCTTCAGGAGGCCCAAGAGATGACCGAACAGATGCTCGACGACGAGAGTGAACAGAAAGAGGCCGATGCTGGCGAGGAGAGTGCCGACGGCGATACGAGCGCCGACAGCGACGGCAAAAGAGACGAGCGGTAA
- the rimI gene encoding ribosomal protein S18-alanine N-acetyltransferase has protein sequence MTTTPAEDGDDVRIRQAVQADLLAVLRIERASFDQPWPFSAFERYLGDPGFLVAAAREESAGYLDDDSDESVVGYVVANLVPNHGRAFGHIKDIAVHPDYRGEGVGAGLLKRALTVLGARGAQSVKLEVRASNDRAVGLYQDFGFQYLRTIPRYYDDGEDALIMVVDLDE, from the coding sequence GTGACAACGACTCCCGCGGAGGACGGTGACGACGTACGGATACGGCAGGCGGTACAGGCCGACCTGTTGGCCGTGCTACGAATCGAGCGGGCATCGTTCGACCAGCCGTGGCCCTTCTCGGCGTTCGAGCGGTATCTCGGCGACCCCGGTTTTCTCGTCGCGGCCGCGCGCGAGGAGTCAGCGGGCTATCTCGACGACGACAGTGACGAGAGTGTCGTGGGCTACGTGGTCGCCAACCTCGTCCCGAACCACGGCCGGGCGTTCGGCCACATCAAGGACATCGCGGTCCACCCCGACTACCGCGGCGAGGGTGTCGGTGCGGGACTGCTCAAGCGCGCGCTCACCGTCCTCGGAGCGCGCGGTGCCCAGAGCGTGAAGTTGGAGGTCCGGGCGAGCAACGACCGCGCGGTGGGGCTGTATCAGGACTTTGGCTTCCAGTATCTGCGAACTATCCCGCGGTACTACGACGACGGCGAGGACGCGCTGATTATGGTCGTGGACCTAGACGAGTAA
- a CDS encoding DUF7562 family protein: MWGSRSNRGRDSVDCIACGETVPRSDAREYDKEGDRWDRKGKDFEHLCKGCHTDLCHQPRDELEDLLVDIDAGGLAEMEFLDRYWQAVEERYGPLDHER; this comes from the coding sequence ATGTGGGGTTCCCGGAGCAACCGGGGCAGAGACTCGGTCGATTGCATCGCCTGCGGCGAGACCGTCCCGCGGTCGGACGCCCGCGAGTACGACAAGGAGGGCGACCGCTGGGACCGGAAAGGTAAGGATTTCGAACATCTCTGCAAGGGCTGTCACACCGACCTCTGTCACCAGCCGCGGGACGAACTCGAAGACCTGCTGGTGGACATCGACGCCGGAGGATTGGCCGAGATGGAGTTTCTGGACAGGTACTGGCAGGCCGTCGAGGAGCGATACGGACCGCTGGACCACGAGCGATAA
- a CDS encoding deoxyuridine 5'-triphosphate nucleotidohydrolase: protein MFESGSFVAEHVSETDDDQIQPNGVDLTLEAVYEQREPGRIGRDDKEVGERRELETEQVADDAPETYYLTAGGYIVQYAETVHIPANHVGYIYPRSSLLRNSCMLNTAVWDAGYEGKGEGLLEVHHDIEIETGARIAQLVLAEADHDGTYDGSYQGENVEITEF from the coding sequence ATGTTCGAGAGCGGTTCCTTCGTCGCCGAACACGTCTCGGAGACCGACGACGACCAGATTCAGCCCAACGGCGTGGACCTCACGCTCGAAGCAGTGTACGAGCAACGCGAACCCGGCCGCATCGGGCGCGACGACAAGGAAGTCGGCGAGCGCCGAGAACTCGAAACCGAGCAGGTCGCCGACGACGCCCCGGAGACGTACTACCTCACCGCTGGCGGCTACATCGTCCAGTACGCCGAAACCGTCCACATCCCGGCGAATCACGTCGGCTACATCTACCCTCGGTCGTCGCTTCTGCGCAACTCCTGTATGCTGAACACCGCCGTCTGGGACGCGGGCTACGAGGGCAAGGGCGAAGGCCTGCTGGAGGTCCACCACGACATCGAAATCGAGACGGGCGCGCGCATCGCGCAACTCGTCCTCGCGGAGGCCGACCACGACGGCACCTACGACGGGTCGTATCAGGGCGAGAACGTCGAAATCACCGAGTTCTGA
- a CDS encoding rhodanese-like domain-containing protein yields the protein MDAEIAPDEVRELLDADDEVRIVDIRSEAEFERGHIPDSENIPFHALADEIQRLDGAKRVVTVCPHGQSSVQAARLVASYEGVPDDARVESMAGGLSKWEYELETADAGGNASGDSDEGPQSPF from the coding sequence ATGGACGCCGAAATCGCTCCCGACGAGGTTCGGGAACTTCTCGACGCCGACGACGAGGTCCGAATCGTGGACATCCGCTCCGAAGCGGAGTTCGAGCGCGGACACATCCCTGACAGCGAGAACATTCCGTTTCACGCGCTCGCCGACGAAATACAGCGACTCGACGGTGCGAAGCGAGTCGTCACCGTCTGTCCGCACGGTCAATCCAGCGTGCAGGCCGCGCGACTCGTCGCGTCCTACGAGGGCGTGCCCGACGACGCGCGCGTCGAGAGCATGGCGGGCGGTCTCTCGAAGTGGGAGTACGAACTGGAAACTGCCGACGCTGGCGGGAATGCGAGCGGCGACTCGGACGAAGGTCCCCAATCGCCGTTCTGA